One region of Diabrotica undecimpunctata isolate CICGRU chromosome 6, icDiaUnde3, whole genome shotgun sequence genomic DNA includes:
- the LOC140444047 gene encoding transformer-2 protein homolog beta-like: MADYSPRRDDSPREYKSRSRSHSRDRKVYRNGDKDKRSRSRSHSEKRHRSSRYSRSRSRSADYGRGSSHSPMSSRKRHTGTRDNPKQSRCLGVFGLSVYTTEDELYHLMSKYGPVERVQVVIDAKTGRSRGFSFVYFENVEDAKVAKEQCTGMKLNGKSIRVDYSITERAHTPTPGIYMGKPTYKYSDRYDRGRGRDRGDRDDYYRSSRYRRSPSPYYSSSRRRRYSRSRSYSPRRY, encoded by the coding sequence ATGGCCGATTATTCTCCCAGGCGCGACGATTCACCTAGGGAATACAAAAGCCGCTCCAGAAGTCACAGTCGCGACAGAAAAGTTTATAGAAACGGTGACAAAGATAAAAGATCGAGAAGCCGTTCTCATTCTGAAAAACGTCACAGATCTTCAAGGTACTCTCGCAGCAGATCTCGTTCAGCTGATTACGGACGTGGGTCTTCTCACAGTCCAATGTCGAGCAGAAAGCGTCATACCGGTACCAGGGACAACCCCAAACAATCCAGGTGTTTGGGAGTCTTTGGATTGAGCGTTTACACCACCGAGGATGAACTATACCATTTAATGTCCAAATATGGTCCCGTAGAAAGAGTTCAAGTTGTTATCGATGCTAAAACTGGACGTTCTAGAGGCTTTTCATTTGTCTACTTCGAGAATGTTGAAGATGCAAAAGTAGCGAAGGAACAATGCACCGGTATGAAACTTAATGGAAAGAGTATTCGTGTTGATTATTCCATTACTGAAAGAGCCCATACACCTACTCCTGGAATTTATATGGGAAAACCAACGTACAAATATTCCGATCGTTACGATAGAGGCAGAGGCCGAGACAGAGGGGACAGAGATGATTACTACCGTAGTTCTCGCTACAGGCGTTCTCCATCGCCTTACTATAGTAGTAGCCGAAGAAGACGTTACTCTAGATCTAGAAGTTATTCTCCTCGCCGCTATTAA